taaaaaatttttctctattacattagttttcaatttactttttttgataaataattacCTACTTCAGCAAGTTATTTGGTTAcctaagtttactctaggcaaatacctcataaggttgggattattcatggttactCAATAGATGGgtatattgtaggaaaatcatgaaaaaattagattattttaagtaatttttccatcaaaatatctacataaaaataatagaaaaatatttatcattattataaccAATTACACAAAAATACTCAAATGGATTAACCGTGaaaagattattaaaaaaaattttgaaattaattatttattttttacataatattttaatgtataaaatgaTTGTTTTAATTATATCTTCTTATCTTAATTCATTGCgataatatatttttgataatttatatatgaTACACCAATGAAAATACACATCAAATTATTATACCGTCTATCATCCCTACTAAAGATAAAtacttttgtattaattttattttcaataattatctTCTATTCCTTGAAAGAAAACACACATATTCCACCGAAAATAGTTAGATGAAGCATATACATACCAAGTTTCGTTGCTTGTCTTTGTGAATGGTAATCCAAATGCAATTACAATCTGGTTTTGTCCTAAATTACAACCTTCTATCAAGTGGGGTTCTCAACTTAACATTTGAATATTGTTGgcatgagttatcccacatcgataaattgaaaatggtgtgcacgctttataagctattagagaccttcttcccattgccatatggttttgggatggtatatatctccttggcttatgaagtgtgtgcacctcgtgttccccgttaatatgcaggcattcacaataagtccagcctaattaaacatggtatcagagccgatggttcgatcaataatttaaaaatggtaggttcgaaaagaatggcgttcctaccctaattaattactcccacatgcgaacttgacgggggttcgcatgtgagggggggtgttgggatgagttatcccacatcgataaattgaaaatggtgtgcacgctttataagctattagagaccttcttcccattgccatatggttttaggatggtatatatctccttggcttatgaagtgtgtgcacctcatGTTCCCcattaatatgctggcattcacaataagtccagcctaatttaacaaatatttttaattctttataaattcataccttttttgtttaaaggttttgctacaattttttttcttaaaatttttgctatatctttattgttttacAATAGTATAtaaactttatttaattttcatctaTAAATTTAACTTAtgtttacattttattttacattatttcttTGTCTCAATTTACACCACTTTTTAATTTAGTAATATCCTATTGATTTGGAACAATTTTTTTACAAGGATCCCATCCTCCTTTTTATTCTAAATCTATAAACTTATTCTTTATCCCATAAGACATTTATTTCTATCATCtacttgtttattataattatctaACTCAATTCTCAGTTCTCTTAATTTCGTCAAAATATATGAGATATTTCTTCCGCAGCTCATAAAGTACTAGTAAGAAAGTCGTGCAATGCAtggtttttataaaatttaacatTTGTGAATACTCatgcaaaaatttaatttataattatttaagacTTGTATTTGAGTTtatgaagtttgatgatcaaAAGTTTAAAgtcatttttaaaatattgggtaaataagattttaatttgaaaactaaaaactatcaaaagataataatattttaatagatcttattaagtaacaatttttttgggataaaaaataattttttattaattgagtataatgtaaatatttatGTAAGTGAATCAAATTAAACATATAGAAAAACCACATGCATCTAACATTggtaataaaaatcaaatatttgatttaaatctttttgatttgcatgaaataaCTTACAaaactaatataatataatttttttctaactttaatacataattaataataactaACATCCACAAAAAGTCAACTGAGTTTATTTTGATCTACAAAGACtttatttctaaaattatttatacacTCCAAGTTATTAATACCatattttttacaataattcacaaattatttttCAGTTCTTATCTGtctatttaacttatattttcattttatttatattctttcttTGTCTTTCTCAATTAACATcacttttcaatttattttatctGATCGATTTTGCACAATGTTTTTTACAAGGGTCCCACCCTTCTTTTTACTATCGTCCACCAGCTTATTCACCCTTCTATCTTAACCATTTATTCTATCATCCacttatttattgttatttattgtattATTCTAACTCAATTCGAATTTCTATAATCCAAAATAGATGAGATATTTCTTGTTCAActttataaagttttttttctctcttatagTCAATTATATTGCTCATAAATTGTACATTAATATTCTATTATCCCAATAATTTTAAGTGGCTCTCACCTAATATAAGCTTTAGAAGAGTCGACTATATGCAATCTAtctttattaatgataaaactaaaaaaaattatttttattgtcacttaataataaatatactccctccaattcactactaatgtcTCATTTGTTTTATACACTTTATTCAATGCATTTATTTAaacattaatatctctaatggtacaaaattaaaaattatgagaagttgatatgaataattcttgcattgagacgaatcaaacaaaatttcacttaattatattttaacttatagattaataataaaatacaaattaaaaacaaaaaataaatagtatctAAAACGTTTATACCGAGTGAGAGTATATAATTTCGCTCAAATAATTGCCCATAAGGCCacaaaaattatagttttagcAAAAGATGTGATTTTTGTCTAAAAAAAACCATAAGCTAAAAGTATTACACGTGACTGATTATtccaattttcaacattatataccaaaatcCCTCTAAACCCTGCTAAAAAATACCCCACTTCCCTCTTTTCTGAATCTTGTTTTTCTCACTTTCCCACCTTGTATATGATCTCATACTTACATGACATAGATCTCCCCACTTAATCATTTTCTTAATTACTCTGATTATTGATCATCATCTAAAGTTATTGGGTTTTGCATTTCCTTAAATTACAAGCAAAAAAAAGCAGAGATTTTGTACCTGAAAATCATTGCTGGATGCTGTTTGAGCTAAGCTTATGACCCTAAATTCTCATAGAAAGGTAATACAATCTGTCTTGATTATTAGTTTCTTGTCCTTTTTTTGTTGTGTTTTCATTTATTGATTCTGGCTGCTGATTGGCTGCATCCTCTTTTTACGGGTATGGATTGCCGGCTTGACGCTGATCATAGTTTCATATAAATGAAATACAAGATAATTCATGTTGGTGATTGAAGTGACAATATCCTCATAAGGGATTTAAAAGACTAAGTGTGAATCGAATTGAACTCAAGACTTTATCTGAAAAATTGTACTCGCTCTTCAACTAATTCAAGACCCGATTTAGGGTTTaatcttttttagttttaagtTTTGAGGttgattgtattattattattaataataataatattattggtGTTCTAagtattttgaaataaatttattagttataatttgattattggagtactaaatttgaaaattagaaCATGGTTTCCaataaaacttacatttttataatttttagtatgAATTGGATTGATTAATTGATgggttttaatttatatttgttcaGAGAAAAAGGGTATCTGTAATTACCAAAATGGAAGATGGAATTCATCATTTGGCTAATTTCATAAGGGAGAAATTTGAAGCATTGCCCCCTCTTTGTTCtaaatgttgcatttataaagTCCCAAGAACCTTAAGAAATGTGAACTTTAGAGCATACAAGCCTTGTCTAATTTCAATTGGGCCCCTTCATTATGGTAACAAAAGGTTACAAGGAATGCAAGAGCAAAAATTAAGGTATCTTCAAAACTTTCTAAGGAGAAATGAAGAGAAATCACTCAATGATTACCTAAAAGCCCTTAAAGATTGGGAAAAAGATGCAAGGGATTGCTATATTGAGAAGATTAATTTAAGTAGTGatctatttttagaaatgatGTTGCTTGATGGGTGTTTTATAATTGAGTTTTTCTTGAATTGGTATTGGGAAACATTGGATGAAGATGATAGAATATTTGGTAAACCATCTTTAGAACATGTAATTAGAAGAGACTTATTATTGATTGAGAATCAAATCCCATTTTTCGTCCTTGAAGGTTTATATGATCTTGTGTTCAAAAATGAGTCATTCGAGAGTTCCATTGCACTTACTGATCTCACTTCCGAGGTTTTGTTAGGGAATAAAGAACTTTCGAAAAAGTTTAGAAAGCGCGAAATCTTGCATTTAGTCGATTTTTTGAGAACATACTTCCTACCCGAAAGGCTTAGGGACGATCTAAACGAGCTAAACGAAAGCGCTTGTTGGGAGTTTCCGCCTGGCGCAGGGGATTTACATGATGCCGGTGTGAAATTCGTTGTGAACAAAACCGATTCTTTGCTTGATATAGAGTTCATAAATGGTGTTTTATACATTCCCAAATTCGAAGTCGAAGATCATACCGAATGTATACTCCTAAACTTATCGGCATTCGAGCAATGTCACTACCATTTTGATTCATACATTGTGGATTACATACTTTTGATGGATGTTCTTATAACTACATTAAAGGATGTTGATATTCTTCTAAGTAGTGGGATTATAACCAATGCTTTAGGTAACAATGATGAAGTTGCACATCTTTTTAATACAATTTGCAGAGAAACTAACTATGATGCTCATAAATTCTATTACTCACGTACTTGTACGAGATTAGTCGCTCACTCGAAAGCGCCATGGAATCGATGGAAGGCGACGTTGAAGCATGATTATTTCAATAATCCTTGGACTATCATTTCTGTTGTTGCTGCTGTTGTGTTGCTCATTCTTACTGTTGTGCAAACTGCTTGTTGCATCATTGCTGCTAAACGAtgagtttttagtttttactaCATTGATTCGAGAATCGAGATCGTTTGTACATAAGTTTTGAAGAAGttatcgtgaataatacaaatttttactATTTCTCTACaatagtttaaacttttgattcTTAAGGGGTGTTTGCCTATTTATTCGGGTCATAAGGTTGATTACAGGTTAGGTGTTGCAGATCGGTTTGAAATCAGGTTTTGGGTTTGtattgttttttacataattgtaaatcatttttaaagacGGGTAAAATCGGGTTCAATTACATAGTCGAGTAAATTTCGGGTCATCgggtctattttgaacacctctacctagaataataccaacttttgtttatatatatagtttgtctttttgacaaaaaataaaggTGAATTAGTGATTAAACAAAATTTGGTATTGTTATATGAAAACTTGAGGTGTTCATTCGAATCATCAAATTCGTTTCGAGTAAGGTGTTTCGGGACGGTTAAAAATCAGTTTTTGTGTGCACCTTGGTTTTTACATACTAGTAtatccatttttaagttgggtcAAAGTCGGGGTTTTATTACAAGGTCGAGTGAAAATTGGGTCAAcaggtctgttttgaacacctctaatgaATGAAAACACCCGTAGGTAGGTTTATTCTGGGTTAatacaaaattgatattattgtagtgaaattagaaaaatttgtattatttacggtaattttttctaatttttttgggTATAGTCTCGTTTCATTCTTGTTCTTTTGTAAAAATTAAACTAGTTATAGTACTATCTCTGTTTCAGCACTTGAGtcattcatttgtttttttggctctgtttaatttgtattttatttttaatttataagttaaaatataataaagtgagatattttttgatattatatatatatatatatattatatcaataCAAGTTTTTCTGATGAATTTTATTTGTGTatttaaattgataaaaaaatgttTGCAGAATTACTTGAGACTTATATGCCCGAAGAAgtatttagaatattttctcTTTTCGGTGGTTTATTTATTGCTAATTTGCTATGTGTACCAATTGATCTCATGATATAGGATCAAgtccaaaaaaattatatttgaacgTTTTAAGCAATGATGAATCAAGaatgaaaaattgttaaaaattaactaataaatttaatattttgtgaaaaacccaaaataaTTATCGTATTTAATATATTTCTCTCATAGAAACAATGATTTAGGGAGGATAGAAGACGACATAACATACCCATAGAAGGATATTACTAAAGAGTTCCTCAATTGGAAAAAACATACTTCTTCCATTTCAGTGACTTtgtctcatttggttttttGACATTGTTCGTAGTTTActcttaatttctattttattcttaatctataagttaaacatagtcaagtgcgatcttgtttgattcatcaacgcattattaatatcaattttttttataatttttacttatgCACCATTAATGTATATTAagatttcaatatatattttggCAAACGTGCCCAAATAAAATGGGACAAAGCCATTAAAATGGAGAGAAAACAAAGGAAAGAATAGAGAACAAGACATGACAAAAGCACAAAAAAGGTAATAGAAGATGAGTAAAATTAAGGTTAATAACATgacaaaaacatataaaaattaatctaAACAAGATATATGTAACATAGATGTAGGCGTTGGTGACAATCAAAGGTCTAGGACATCATTTTGTCAAAAACTATATATTATAAGTTTCATCTTGttcttatataattttttctgTACTTTTAAATTTCAACTTTTATTCGCAATTTAAAAATCTCACTTTAAAATGAAATGTTGTTTTGCCTTAAATTTTGATACCCTTTTAGCAAAAGGAATTTGGATCATGTGTCTTGTTTTTGTGAGATTACAATCTCATCCTTTCTTTATGCTGAGATCTATTTCAAAttgacaaaatatttttttagacaaaaaaaactttatttgcctaatataatttactaaaaggatattatatatttatctttatttcttaaaatttgctTGATTCTTTTATATTAATGGTATTCCTACCTAATTATAACTTGTCTCTCTTTTTTAACAAAGCCCCTTAACTCTTTCTTATGATTTcaagtatcaataatcattaCATATTCCTTTCTTAGATTCTTCCCCACATACTTAATGGAATGTACTTTAGGCAGGGAGTATTAATTTGAATTGTTCGGATTTTTTCTTTGTCAAGTAAAATTTGTGGAAATTGTAatctattcaatttttttatgagtTTATGCATCGTCAAACGAATTTAATTCTCGAAAAGACATTTCGACACCACCAAAAGATTCCGAGTTGAACCCAAgtcaaaatacataaaaatgtCCAAATTTTTTTCGAAACAAACCAAAGTGTATAAGATCCTACTTATTGCCATCCTATTACTACCAGTAACTATATACTTCCTTTAGTCCTATTTAATTGCAATATTAGGGTTTCATGTGACTCAATGCACTACTTTAAcgattaatatctttaattatgtacatctataaattacaaaaatataattcatatgAAAGTAGACGAATTTAACAAGTTCCATTTGACTATATGAATTCTTATCAGCAAATAGGGTGTGTTTTGATGAAAGGACATGaggaaaaggaagaaaagaaaTTTGGAGGAATGAACGATCCATTGTTTGAATAACAAAATAGGAGGCTTGAGATTTTGAGTAAAGGGATTTCGTGTGATTAGATGaatgatttttgttaaaattttcagTTTCTTTAAAGTTAGAAAGATTTAGACGAAAAACTCTCACCTCTTATCATTTTTCTTCTCTTTCCAACCAAATAGCACAATATTAGTTAATTTTCCTCAATTTCTCTTCCCTTCTTTTCCCTTTCTcctctttccttttcctttctttcttCTCTCCAAAATTGTTATCTAAACGCAGTATTAGTAACAGTGTCACATAATTCACTATTAGCCTCGCAAAACGCGAATcgaaaaagcgaattatggttggttttagacTATTTTATTTGAATGAATCGCGAATCCAAACAACAAATCAATTAGCAAATTATATTTCATTGGTTAGTAAGAAAACTTGAGAAAAAGTTAACCTATAATTAGTAtataaaattgttagaattttgaAAATGGGCCTAGGAGTAGGATAACCCCaaaaagaaggagaagaggtaacccatatatataaatttagaaTTCTAGTCTACTAAAAGGGTTACAAACATTATTGTGAATTAACATCTAATTTAAGGCTTTTAACTAGTAGTAAGATTGAACAAACCGAGCTTTGTTATAATGTTAGAGTTTAGAAAATGGACAACTCAAACAAGCAGAAAAATATCTAATCTACATTAAAAATCCAAAGGAGGTTTACCGTTTACTACTAAAACCAATTGGCAGTAGTAGGCGTTACTCCTCAAGTTATAAATTGAcgtattctctttttttttttttcaatttaagaCAATTCacatttgaataataataaacacTTTGATAAAAGTACAAAATATAAGTAAGACCAGAGAgaatacttttaaaaataacctaaaattgaaaaaaatatttgcatCATTAAACTTTTGGACTTCAATGCAAGACTTATTGATGTGATAAGCCTAGCTATATGCAAAGCTCAAGAAAAGCTGTATGGGTTTTGGACGTATAGGTTTAGTTGGGAGGCAGGACCCATTTGGAGCTTTCATGGAAAGTTCATTGCATTTGTCCAGCAAACCAACCATTGCAAATTCTTTGGGTTAGCCTTCTCATGCTCTgcattttcaaatattttcatcaTAGGAAATCAATTATGACTGCATTTTATTGGTATTAGGATGTTTTCCATTACTTTTCTCTATTAACTATTCTAGGATTTTAAGACTTATTttagaataataaataaaatgttaaaattcctcctattaaaaCTCCATCAAACAATAATAGTCATTAGATTGAGTAATGAATCCTCtattatattttaagtaatggaGAGAATCCTAACTACATTTTACCTCTATGATAACTAAAGTcagttaaaattatttaacatcatttaaatctaaaataaatcaaatattatatgtaaatatataattagGGATCAAAATATAATAGacgtattttatttaaattgacaTTACTTATTTTCTTTATGAAATCACTACTAAATTGATATTctaaatgagttttttttttttttttttttttttttttttttttttttacatgacgGGAGATTTTGATCAAGATGTTTAGTAAATCAGTTTTGATGACTCATGTAGGGAGTTTCAATGGTCAAATTGTGCTTTCAAGGTGAGTCGTTATGGTTGaactaaaatttatattgacGAGGTGAAATATTAAGCTTTTACAGAGATTATTGCGGAGCTTAAATGTACTGTCCACATGTCAAGATTGAATTTAGAAAAGtggaatattatatatttaaatttaaatagaaaacaTTAAAAAGTCCGACGAAATTAACTAATTAGAAAAGTGGAATATCATATTTTTGAGTTGCTTTGACAAGAAAGAGCTAAACCAAAGATGACGTTAAGGTGCTTAGATGAGGAATAGGTAGACAAAGATGACTTTGAGGTTCTTATGCAAGAAAGAGGTGAATCAAAATAAAGTTGTGGTGCTTAGATCAGAAAATAGCTTAACCATTCtaactatatataataaaaaattataaaaatttaatataaaaattttttacaatgagacgaatcaaacaagatctcacttgactatgttttaacctacagttaaaaactaatcacagattaagagtaatgaataaatagtgtcatttttcgtaatgttgcaactaatttgaAACGAAAAAAGTATAATGAATATGACATGAGTAGCATGTGTGAAAGAGAACAATAGATTAGAGAAAATATGTAGATAATCATTAGAATTGATTGTTTCAATTGAAAAATGATACTTTAttcgattttatttgttttttccattatacttaaattaaattttataaagttctttttattatgaatctttcttttttggatttttttagaCAAAGATAACTTATTTGGCCAGtatattttactaaaaaaaacatattcatgtgttATAGCCTTATTACAATGTTGATTACAATGTCCTTCATTCTCCTAGTTTATTTTCAGGGCAAACATTTTTACAAACTAATAACGACGTGTTTGCTAGTTGAtattaaatgatgaaaatagtAATGAAACTTCAGTATGATTTTGGTTGGAAAATCTCACTATAAACTTAAGAAAAAAACTTATATGTAACGGTTACATGGGTGCAACCACCCATAAATGGGCCAGATAGTCCACGacccattttaaaaaaattttttatatcaaatttaagacttaaaagattAAATTGAAAACTTAAAAGGCCAAATCTAAGACTTAAAAAAACCAATGccaagacttaaaatgatttggattttatttcttaaatttggtattataatttttttaaataaaatttccattCCAAAATTTAAAAGACTTAATTCAAGGCTTATAAAAAACCAATTCCAACGTTATTTTGGATTTTGACCTTTTAAGTCTCAAATTTATATTgacaaaaattatataaaattggaAATTATTgcatgagactgtctcactgAGAGTTGTATCTTATACATGAGCTAAATAGTCCATATAATACATACTATGAGAATATTAGCTCTTTATAGGCTCATTATTTGAAGTTGTCTCACCAAGAGACGGTTTCTCAAAAGAAtaactcaaaattttttttaaaaaaacaaacacaatTTCTTGTTTAGAACCGTCAAAAAATTAGGACGCTATATTatatgtgattacttttaaagCTTATATGATCTCTTTTTTTCAAggcttatgtgatcacttttaaggccTATATGATCACTTTGAAAGGCatatgttttcatttttattttactatatgatcacttttaatttaaagcttatgtgatcacttttaaagcttatAGATATTGTGTTTGGTGGAGGTTATGGTGGTGagcttgaaaattaaaaatgatcataTGTGCCTTAAAAGTGATTACATAGGCTTTAAAAGTAATTACATATGTCTTAAAACTGATTGCATAGGCTTTatagtaatcacttataatagtCAAAGTGATTACACATGCTTTAAAAGTGATGTTATAAGCCTTAAAAGTAATcatatatactttaaaagtaaccacataagctttaaaagtgatcacactGTAATTAAAGCATATTTAATCACTTTTAAgcatatgtgatcactttttaggtttatgtgatcacttttaaagcttatGGAGATTGCGTCTTGTGGTGCTAtacttgaaaattaaaaatgatcaaatatGGTTTAAACGTAATCACATAggtcttaaaagtgatcacataagctttaaaagtaatcacttataatagtCAAAGTGATCACAAatgctttaaaagtgatcacataagccTATAGTGATCACATTGCTTTAAAAAGTAACCACATAAGCGTTAAAAGTGATCATACAGtaaatttaaaatgatcacaTAGGCCTTAAAAGTGATGACATaggtctcaaaagcaattacaTATGCctaaaaaatgatcaaatataCTTTAAAAGTAGTCATTTATAATAGTAAAAAGTGATCAAATATGCTTTAAAAGTAATCATATAaaccttaaaagtgatcacatatatGTGATGCCTTAAATATAGGACGACCGTATGAGATTgtctcaaaaataaattattggtTGAgcctttactaatttttttttttatttcgctgttagtaacagcgacattacaccaagcctaggtttggatgtacggacgcttattttggaaataaagttttcacggagcttgtttttggaataaaattgttaaataatcttatttttttcaaattttcatgttTTAGAGACTATGGATTTGGATCAAATATGATtacaacttttaaaaatttgggTATGGATGTAGGTCTAATATTTCTAAGACTAAGTTTGATCAAAACTCAATTCTACCCAATAAGTTTCTTGTGAGATGCCTATATCCTGCAACTGGTTCAAatttagtaaataatttttttttattctaacatatttattttacgatttaaaATGTCGATCTCAAGACTTAAAAGttcaatttcaattattttaataaaattttaatatttaaatcatcctattttaaagttggaatgacaattttttttattaaatatataccatataattaaatattcatATTTCGATACAACTATTTATACTATATTTCCTGAATGTCTTATTAGATTGGACATATATTTGATATGGGCTTAGAGCTTCTTTGAGCTCAATATAA
The Amaranthus tricolor cultivar Red isolate AtriRed21 chromosome 11, ASM2621246v1, whole genome shotgun sequence DNA segment above includes these coding regions:
- the LOC130827503 gene encoding UPF0481 protein At3g47200-like; amino-acid sequence: MTLNSHRKRKRVSVITKMEDGIHHLANFIREKFEALPPLCSKCCIYKVPRTLRNVNFRAYKPCLISIGPLHYGNKRLQGMQEQKLRYLQNFLRRNEEKSLNDYLKALKDWEKDARDCYIEKINLSSDLFLEMMLLDGCFIIEFFLNWYWETLDEDDRIFGKPSLEHVIRRDLLLIENQIPFFVLEGLYDLVFKNESFESSIALTDLTSEVLLGNKELSKKFRKREILHLVDFLRTYFLPERLRDDLNELNESACWEFPPGAGDLHDAGVKFVVNKTDSLLDIEFINGVLYIPKFEVEDHTECILLNLSAFEQCHYHFDSYIVDYILLMDVLITTLKDVDILLSSGIITNALGNNDEVAHLFNTICRETNYDAHKFYYSRTCTRLVAHSKAPWNRWKATLKHDYFNNPWTIISVVAAVVLLILTVVQTACCIIAAKR